The segment caacatgccctgcccatcgtatccgtccagctttagccatcttctggatactgggttcaccaGAGTTTATGGCTcgtcctccgcctccatactccattttcctgtacgccgccgaagattcttagcactcgtcgttcgaaaactccgagcactcacaggtcctcctcaggcattgtccatgtttcatgcccgtagagaacagccggtctaataagcgtcttgtacagggtgcactttgtacggggacttagcctgctcgaccgcaatagcttgtgaagcccatagtaagcacgacttccgctgataatacgcctccgaatctcacggctggtatcattgtccaccgttaccagtgagccaaagtagacaaattcgtcgactacctcaaactcatcgccgtcgatcaatttATTACTGTCCAAGCAGCGTCGTTCGACCTCGTTTCCGCTGGCCAGCAAGTACTATAGTActgtttcgcgctttagtctgttcagccaccgccacagatgttctgccgataacatccatgtcatcggcaaaccAGACGAAtagactagatttgttgaagatcgagccccgcgtgttgatatccgctcggttcaaaacaccttgtagtgctatgttcaacagcaggcatgaaagaccatcgccttgacgaagccctctgtgtgattcgaattaacttgacaatccacccgaaatccgaacacaatactgtgtaccatccatcgtagatttaatcagtttgatgagcttcctggggaagctgttctcatccatgattttccatagctctttccggtcgatggtatcatatgcggctttgaagtcgacGAACAAATAATGCAtggaaactctgtattcacggcccttttggaagaTTTGCCGCAGttgaaatatttgatccgttgtagaccgacttcGACGAAGGCTtgaccggcttgataagttcccacaaatctgttcgcaattggtgatagtcggcggaaaatgatttgggacagcactttataggcggcattgagaacggtgatcgctcgatagttctcacagtccaatttgtcgccctttttatagatcgggcagataaccctatctttccactcctttggtagctgttccgtatcccaaattctaacaattagccggtgcatacaaacggccagcttttctggtcccattttaataagttccgctccgatGTCATCCTTTCCAGCTGACGCTGcatgttctttagctgcatgatggcctccttaactttgcCTATCGTTGGGACTGGCACCTctttcccgtttgttgcaccgtcgaaatcgatTTCCCCGcagccatggttctccgcctgggcaccattcaggtgttcgtcgaagccttggcgggatccgttcagtttcagCTTTCCACATTagttcttcgtattgcaccttgcAAGACAATGTCGAATAATAGATGAGCGAATGCATCCCCTTACTTCAGTCCATCCAGCTAGAACTTCTCACTAAATTTTGACGAATGATTTTGATCCTTTCAGCATCACACGAATCAGCTCAACTAATTTtaccggaaaaccatgttctagcattgttCGTCACAGAtcatttcatttaactgaatTATACGCCGTCTTAAAGTATACatacagatgatgagtctgcaagtaaTACTCCCgtaacttgtctagtaactgccGCAGGATAAACGTCTGATCCGTTCTAGAGCGAAGACCAGCTTGATGCTCGCTGTTGTAGAACCCCGCTAACGGTTTCAGTCAGGATACGTGAGAGCACCTTATTGAGCAACATTGTGCCTCAACAGTTTTTAAACTCGAGTCAgtgtccttttttaaaaatagggcaaatgagtCCATCCAACAACTACTCCGGTATTTATTCTTCCCTTCAGATCCCGATAATGAAGCGGTGGATTGCTTTGATTAGCCGCTCGTTTGCCGCTTTTGGAAGCgtccttcccaagtaacattttggttTTATAATCCCTTATCAAGCACTTCTTACacgggaattagctgtacaagagtttaatgagctattatacaacaaaaatgtaacTTGGGCtctcagcagccttaccgtttttcactAAACTAGTTAGTGAGGTTGAACTCATATATGAGTTATATAGGAATAAAATAACCAACTTAAATAACCTTATAAGTAATTTTTTAAgcagaaatattttcttcaaaaacatcATCGCATCACCAACGGAGCACACCGTCTTTCTGTTTGCATTGAACTTGTCTCCAACAGCATAAGTTCTCTGCAAATGAGGACCCCCTAGCAGCTATTACGCGGATTACGGTCCTCGACGTTTCCCTTTCTATCCTTAGTAGGCTAACAACCAGCAACGTGACAATACGGTTACTGTAGTTTTGAATTTCAATAgatatttatttcactttagaCAGCTTGGAAATAGTTTGTGAGCCAAAACATGCAGTGATTTCGTTTTCAATTTCATAATAACCAACATGTTACTCGAACGACAATCATCTTATTGGGCAATCATTAGTGCGTTTTTAGCACCACGGTACacgttttaattaaaaaatcagCCCTTCAAACCTCACCTATGGATGACCGACCGGCAGATCAAATTGTTAAACCGCACAATGAACCACGACCATGTTCCATTTTTCGACCATTACCCTAGCCACGAGGAAGTGAACCAATATCTTTCGAAGTTGGTGCGAAATTATGCaaataaaatcgaaattttctcCACTGCTCTTTCGTTCGAGGGTCGTGAAATAATGACCGTGCGTATCAGCCCAGATGTTAAGCGTAAAAAGTTCAACCGGCTTTACATCCTGATAGACGCTGGAATTCATGCTCGAGAATGGATAACAGTTATCGTAGCTCTGTATGTAGTGTATCAACTAGTCGAACGGGATGCCATCAACGTAAGACTACTCCGGAATTTCGACTGGATAATTTTGCCAGTGCTGAATCCCGATGGATACGAGTATAGTCTTGAACATGTAGTATATCGCGCCGAGCGCCAATCAGTTGGCGGAAATCCTTTACAGCAACTAATAAAACGTTTGATTGCAGAACAAAATGTGGCGAAAGACACGGCGACCCCTGGGTAGAGACCGTTGCGTAGGAGTAGATTGCAATCGAAATTTCAACGTATCGTGGGGAATTGGAACGGCCCAGTTTTGTTCGCTACTGTACAGGGGAGAAAGGCCATTCTCGGAGCTGGAAACCAGGAACGTTCGGAATATCTTTCAAAAGTTGCGGCCCAACTGTAGATTTTACCTGTCGCTACACTCGCATGCCAAAGCTATCCTCTATCCACGGGCGTATTCTAGGTGAGCACTACAATTAAAGATTTTTAACTCGTGGTTTAGTAGTTAGAGAACTCCTGAGTTTCCCGAATAACCAAATCCTCTTTTTACTTTAATTTGGTAAATGAAGTAAGAGCCAAAGGTAACAAAGAAAGTTAGCAGACATGAAAAAcaagacaactttttgatttaaaaaatatttttattgcatttttgctTACTGCATACTAcatcaatttcatgaaaaaagtacCATCAAATTTGAAACTTATGCGCTTATTCCTTTTTAAGACTATGGGAATACCGTAAGGGTCGGGCCACTGCGTATATTCCGTTTTAGTAACACGAACTCGTAACAAATATTGTTAAACTTTGTTCTATGACtgataactttacataatattgtgagtttcaatcgtatatATAAAATGCGTGCTCTAAATTCAATGATTAATTAtatcatataaaaaattttcaaaagaaatgatttttttttgttaaattatagtcactttaacagcttatgtcattcatgacttctgcggggcaGGAATTTGAACCCAggttcctcggcgtgagaggcgtgaatgctaaccactacaccgggactgacctccTCAGAAATTAACTTCCTTCCTCTAGAAAATGCAATGCAATTATCAAGATTAGCATTCCTGAAATATCTCAATATAGAGTAACATAAATATTTAAGTCCGCAAATTTAGGTTCTAACTTTAAGAATTTAGTAGAATGAAGCTTTAGACATTTACTGTAAAGTATTTTATTTCAAGTATATTAAAAGTATTCTATTTCTTTAAGAACTAGGTCGCAAAAAGCCGTCGAAATCTCCAATATCCAAAGATTCTGTATTGCATTGACTCGATTTCAAGCAAATAACTAATCCAAGAGTTTATCCAGTTTACTAAAACGAAGGTTGTTTTTTTAGTTGTGGTCCAACGAGTGATAGCGCTTAAGCGTCTGCCCGGTATATTTCAATCGATATTTTCTACAATCATAATTTTGGTAAGACCAAATCGAGACacggttctaaaattgagtactttttcaaaatgtactccctcgagcagcacgttactCGCGATTGAcagatttttgcccttttatctaAGCCCCATTGGCTTTCTCTGTAGAGTACATGTGTTTTAATTAATAGAAGGTTGCCAATTTGAGAGCTGTTTCGCTAATAAATTTTACGTGCTACTGAACTGTaaaccatattacattttcaaagaTTTTGGTATCGTAGCTGGCCAAGACGGGTCAAcctagttatttatttatttatttgacttttttcggatggtgataaaaaaaattaagacggttaattgagtttgatagATTTCCCATAGAAGGTATTaacttacttgcaaaaaaaaattctacagctctatcagtcgaactctaaccgtgatggcgaaaacagtgaaactattccgttcagaagtgtgcgcgttcaaagaacggtactCCGTCGCGTgaaaaacggacatcgtgcggcactttgtggacgccGGATACGCCCGTTCCGGCATCTTTAACGTTttggcactattggacaacaatcagagcgTCGAAAGAAAGTCCCGTTCACTGGTatcggagctgcaggcaatgacgcagcggcaacggctgaataagatggtcaagacgattttcccggcgaatcgcaAAGAGGCGGTGatgatggacgacgaaacctatTTTACCCTGGATGGCAGGGCACTtgtattttacttcccccatGAAGGAAatgagctccgaggtgaagttcatttcacacaccaagttccccaagaaggtgctgctatggctgacaatcagcgagaagggaatgtcaaagccgctcttctttcgctccgaactggccgtgaacggggaaatttatagGACTGTATAGGAAATTTATAGTATAAGTGCGAAGACGCGATGTTCTGGCCGGGTCTGGCGTCGGCCCAatactcgaagcgatcgttggaggagatggagcggctgaatatcgaaaCCGGCGAACCCACCCAACGTCCGTCAGCTGCGTCCCATCCAGAATTTCTGgacaaacctgaagcgtaagatctactccaaccATTTTGTCGCAAAAACCGAGGAGAAATTGATAAatgaaacgaagaaagaacCCAAAAACATGACTATTTACAGgcatgttttcgtccgccatggcgaatgttccggttaactgccggaaggccgctcgcaaggacgtagaatttttttgcaggtaagctaatataattaccttccatgggaaatttatcaaactttattagctgttttagtttttttcatcaccatccgaaaaaaaaatccacattTTAATGTGTTGGATGGCCCCTCCGCACGCCGATACTTTCACCAC is part of the Sabethes cyaneus chromosome 2, idSabCyanKW18_F2, whole genome shotgun sequence genome and harbors:
- the LOC128736176 gene encoding carboxypeptidase B-like, translating into MNHDHVPFFDHYPSHEEVNQYLSKLVRNYANKIEIFSTALSFEGREIMTVRISPDVKRKKFNRLYILIDAGIHAREWITVIVALYVVYQLVERDAINVRLLRNFDWIILPVLNPDGYEYSLEHNKMWRKTRRPLGRDRCVGVDCNRNFNVSWGIGTAQFCSLLYRGERPFSELETRNVRNIFQKLRPNCRFYLSLHSHAKAILYPRAYSRTLPQNWKHQHDVAQAGADAIVSACGVQYRCSSASAFLNNVVGGSSIDYAHDIEKVPFALVMEIASKGFHPPAASIARICEESWIGIRAMVMQLAVSPRISFTRSKTAL